From the genome of Leptospira andrefontaineae, one region includes:
- a CDS encoding class I SAM-dependent methyltransferase — MQSIPCNTCSNSDFTPLFSKASPKGEIFQIVECKKCKLVQVNPQPSLEEVSKYYEDSYFTQRTDRGYDNYYSEETKKEIARVFNLNLKDLGFFDWERILGSERSALDVGCAAGYFLDYLKSRNWKTKGLDIASGPVRFAKETLGLDVEQKDFLTWDLDGKEKFDLITLWASIEHLHHPKETLQKILKHLKPGGRMILSTCRYGVLAKYLGPKWRYLNVPEHLYYYSLPGIISLGNELGYIPLGHISYGSGLTAKKGSGIFYKTSKKVADWAVKKFDQGDMMAVCFGVAR; from the coding sequence ATGCAATCTATCCCTTGCAATACTTGTTCTAATTCTGACTTTACTCCTCTCTTCTCCAAGGCAAGCCCCAAGGGAGAGATCTTCCAAATAGTAGAATGCAAAAAATGTAAATTAGTTCAGGTCAATCCTCAACCTAGCTTGGAAGAAGTTTCCAAGTATTATGAAGATTCCTACTTCACTCAAAGGACTGACAGAGGTTACGATAATTATTATTCGGAAGAAACCAAAAAAGAGATCGCAAGGGTATTCAATTTGAATCTAAAAGATTTGGGTTTCTTTGATTGGGAGAGGATATTAGGTTCCGAAAGATCCGCGTTAGATGTAGGTTGTGCTGCAGGTTATTTTTTAGATTATCTAAAAAGCAGAAATTGGAAAACAAAAGGTTTAGATATCGCAAGCGGACCGGTACGTTTTGCAAAAGAAACACTCGGCTTGGACGTGGAACAAAAAGATTTTCTGACCTGGGACTTAGACGGAAAAGAAAAATTCGATCTGATCACACTTTGGGCAAGTATAGAACATCTCCATCATCCCAAAGAAACACTTCAAAAAATCCTAAAACACTTAAAACCAGGGGGAAGAATGATACTTTCTACCTGCAGATATGGAGTTCTTGCAAAATATCTGGGACCTAAATGGAGATATTTAAATGTTCCAGAGCATCTGTATTATTATAGTTTGCCTGGCATTATTTCTTTAGGAAATGAATTGGGTTATATTCCTCTTGGTCATATCTCGTATGGAAGCGGGCTCACTGCTAAAAAAGGATCCGGGATCTTCTATAAAACTTCTAAGAAAGTAGCGGATTGGGCAGTCAAAAAATTTGACCAAGGTGATATGATGGCCGTTTGTTTCGGAGTTGCGAGATAG
- a CDS encoding TPM domain-containing protein, whose protein sequence is MKKIWAILLFTFITGPVFSQSIPIPELEGRVTDQTYTLSSSEISDLEIKLGRFEKRKGAQIVVLIVPTTAEETIEEFSIRVAEAWKIGRKNIDDGVIFLIAKDDRKFRFEIGRGLEAAVSDAKAKQIQTEYVVPKFKKGKFYEGIDAGINELFRRINREPLPPPKPEDFQTFEKQETPKEMDNFSIFLVLFVFVIVPIIFFLLFRYRKEIRRYLDDYQKRHPVIDSGSSWSDDYESRRRQREEEEEEEDDSSSRRSSSSGSNSSYTPAEEKVPFQGGKGGSFGGGGASSSW, encoded by the coding sequence ATGAAGAAAATCTGGGCTATTCTTCTATTCACATTTATTACCGGACCGGTTTTTTCCCAATCGATCCCTATTCCGGAGTTAGAAGGACGAGTAACGGACCAAACCTACACACTCTCCTCTTCCGAAATTTCCGATCTGGAAATCAAGTTAGGCAGGTTCGAGAAAAGAAAGGGGGCCCAGATCGTAGTGTTGATCGTGCCCACCACCGCGGAAGAAACCATAGAAGAATTTTCCATACGGGTAGCGGAAGCTTGGAAAATAGGCAGAAAGAATATCGATGACGGCGTGATCTTTCTGATCGCTAAAGACGATCGCAAATTTCGATTCGAAATAGGACGCGGTTTAGAAGCCGCCGTATCGGATGCCAAGGCAAAACAAATCCAAACGGAATATGTAGTCCCGAAATTTAAGAAAGGAAAATTCTACGAAGGGATCGATGCTGGGATAAACGAACTCTTCAGACGTATAAATCGAGAACCCTTACCTCCTCCTAAGCCGGAAGATTTCCAGACTTTTGAAAAACAAGAAACGCCTAAAGAAATGGATAATTTCTCCATTTTCCTTGTTCTTTTTGTATTCGTAATCGTTCCTATAATTTTCTTTCTTCTATTCAGATATCGAAAAGAAATCAGACGATATCTCGATGATTATCAAAAACGGCATCCAGTCATAGATAGTGGCTCCAGCTGGTCGGACGATTACGAAAGCAGAAGGCGACAACGCGAAGAGGAAGAAGAAGAAGAGGATGACTCCTCATCTAGGCGCTCTTCTTCTTCCGGTTCTAATTCTTCCTATACGCCGGCAGAAGAGAAAGTTCCTTTCCAAGGAGGAAAGGGAGGAAGTTTTGGAGGAGGCGGGGCCTCATCCAGTTGGTAA
- a CDS encoding LIC_13076 family protein — translation MLPSRRYSNFCKIITLIGITALYLQNCTLDKRIEFAGEDKLGLEAGSKPCEELTHYNRWFALYGLWRIPGSRDIEIEKKEGKVYFAEHSVNGLQATLNVLTGFFSTVVFYKVTVSECDLGTRFVHRDQYEKFFEEEKTRAHAEFFSKTEKELEDALRKYLDKTSPAEHAGKNYSMIILRTGKTTEARVVGQDVDSLKLETEDANGQKHEFTLLKKEVYKVIFATKIIKVKDTPPVKEPGKEKH, via the coding sequence ATGCTTCCAAGTAGACGATATTCGAATTTTTGTAAAATTATTACCCTAATCGGTATAACCGCATTATATCTCCAAAACTGTACTTTAGATAAAAGGATAGAATTCGCTGGAGAAGATAAACTAGGCCTGGAAGCGGGGAGTAAGCCCTGCGAGGAACTAACGCATTATAATCGTTGGTTTGCACTTTATGGTCTATGGCGTATCCCTGGTTCGAGGGATATTGAGATAGAAAAGAAAGAAGGTAAGGTCTACTTCGCAGAACATTCAGTAAATGGATTGCAGGCCACACTCAATGTGCTTACCGGCTTTTTCAGTACTGTAGTATTCTATAAAGTAACAGTTAGTGAATGTGATTTAGGAACCAGATTCGTTCATAGAGACCAATACGAAAAATTCTTCGAGGAAGAAAAGACTAGAGCTCATGCGGAGTTCTTTTCCAAAACTGAAAAAGAATTAGAAGATGCTCTACGCAAGTATCTGGATAAAACAAGTCCTGCAGAACATGCGGGTAAAAATTACAGCATGATTATCTTAAGAACTGGCAAAACAACCGAAGCCAGAGTAGTGGGCCAAGATGTAGATTCTCTTAAATTGGAAACGGAAGATGCTAATGGACAAAAGCATGAGTTTACTCTTTTGAAAAAGGAAGTATATAAAGTGATCTTTGCCACTAAGATCATTAAGGTGAAAGACACTCCTCCAGTAAAAGAACCTGGTAAAGAAAAACATTAA
- a CDS encoding TPM domain-containing protein, translated as MKRIFLLLLCLCIGPLFADPIPIPKLEHRVTDLTGTLTSEQTDSLESKLKAFEKRKGSQVVIVMIPTTGEEPIEDYSIRLAEEWKIGRKKIGDGFIFLIAKDDRKMRFEVGTGLEGAVTDFSSKRIQTEFVRPLFKEGKYFEGIETGIDKVIGLIDGETLPEPETHTGYESSEEEDNFGYYIGALVVIGILAGIFLRKMFSILQAGAATYAGYWFGGILGFSLETMLPLLVIFFVLLCIIYIAAKSSGGSGGNWSSGSWSSWSSGSSDWSSSSSDSSSDSFSGGGGDFSGGGSSSDW; from the coding sequence ATGAAACGGATTTTTCTTCTTCTTCTCTGCCTTTGTATCGGCCCACTTTTTGCCGATCCTATTCCGATACCTAAATTGGAACATAGGGTCACCGATCTGACTGGAACCCTGACTTCCGAGCAAACCGATTCCTTAGAGTCCAAATTAAAGGCCTTTGAAAAAAGAAAAGGAAGCCAGGTGGTGATCGTGATGATACCCACGACAGGAGAAGAGCCCATAGAGGATTATTCCATCCGACTTGCAGAAGAATGGAAGATAGGTCGTAAAAAAATAGGTGATGGCTTCATCTTTCTCATAGCAAAAGACGATCGCAAGATGAGATTCGAGGTAGGAACCGGACTTGAAGGAGCCGTTACCGATTTCAGCAGCAAACGGATCCAGACCGAATTCGTCAGACCCTTATTCAAAGAGGGAAAATATTTCGAGGGTATTGAGACTGGGATCGATAAGGTGATAGGACTTATCGACGGAGAAACCTTACCTGAACCGGAGACTCATACCGGATACGAATCTTCCGAAGAGGAGGACAATTTCGGATATTATATCGGAGCCCTAGTCGTCATCGGGATTCTTGCAGGTATCTTTCTGAGAAAAATGTTCAGCATACTGCAAGCTGGGGCGGCAACTTATGCAGGATATTGGTTCGGAGGTATTTTAGGATTCTCTCTCGAAACTATGCTTCCACTTCTCGTTATATTCTTTGTTCTTCTTTGTATCATATACATAGCGGCCAAAAGTTCCGGAGGCAGTGGCGGAAACTGGTCTTCCGGCAGTTGGAGCTCTTGGAGCTCCGGATCATCCGATTGGAGTTCTTCTTCCAGTGATTCTTCGAGTGATTCGTTTAGCGGAGGTGGTGGAGACTTTAGTGGGGGTGGCTCTTCTTCGGATTGGTAG
- a CDS encoding DMT family transporter has translation MSQTSEKTKEHFSFGFSEETLGYLYALAGTVLFSSKGVIVKLVYKFGIDSVTVLALRMIFAIPFFAYVLYQETSKKSDNPISRKDYGIVVLLAFIGYYMASFFDFWGLEYLSASMERLVLFTFPALVLLLGFVFLKKKVHKIEIYSVALTYSGILLAFLPDAEAQGKSAWIGATLVFLSALAYAVYLIGSGQMIPKLGSRKFTALLMIWSGVFVLIHFFFTKNYEILMHQPWQVYGYGFALGFLTTVVPAFLTTAGIQRIGSNKASIAGSVGPVFTLFLAAILLGEIITWENVVGTIIVLSGVFLLGRKKKVLE, from the coding sequence ATGAGCCAAACTTCCGAGAAAACTAAAGAACATTTCTCCTTTGGATTCAGCGAAGAAACCTTGGGTTATCTATATGCTCTGGCTGGAACCGTACTATTCTCGTCTAAAGGAGTGATCGTAAAATTGGTTTATAAATTTGGAATAGACTCAGTCACAGTTCTTGCACTTAGAATGATATTTGCTATTCCATTTTTCGCGTACGTTCTTTACCAAGAAACTTCTAAAAAATCAGACAATCCAATTTCCCGAAAAGATTATGGGATCGTAGTTTTACTCGCATTCATCGGTTATTATATGGCTAGCTTTTTCGATTTCTGGGGATTGGAATATTTATCCGCATCCATGGAAAGACTTGTACTATTTACATTCCCTGCACTTGTCCTTCTTTTAGGTTTCGTTTTTTTAAAGAAGAAGGTTCACAAGATCGAGATCTATTCCGTGGCTCTCACATACTCAGGCATACTATTGGCATTTTTACCCGACGCAGAAGCACAAGGAAAATCCGCATGGATCGGAGCAACCCTAGTGTTTCTTTCCGCATTGGCTTACGCAGTCTATTTAATAGGAAGCGGGCAGATGATCCCTAAACTGGGATCCCGGAAATTCACTGCTCTTTTGATGATCTGGTCTGGAGTTTTTGTTCTTATTCATTTTTTCTTCACGAAGAATTATGAAATCCTAATGCATCAACCTTGGCAGGTTTATGGATATGGATTTGCCTTAGGATTTTTGACTACAGTAGTGCCTGCATTCTTAACTACCGCCGGAATACAAAGAATTGGTTCCAATAAGGCGTCCATCGCAGGAAGTGTTGGTCCGGTATTTACTTTATTTTTGGCGGCAATTCTTTTAGGAGAGATTATCACCTGGGAAAATGTGGTCGGAACAATAATAGTTCTTTCCGGGGTTTTTCTATTGGGAAGAAAGAAGAAGGTTTTGGAGTAA
- a CDS encoding DUF4349 domain-containing protein, which produces MFRFLTSILIVSFLFVCKAENSQKQSEDLSDLRSRSAAAPMPSADEQPMQEAEKKLATGKAGEREEAPEDQIKTFATPKIGALKIGRLLEYKVDLNFETKDFIAARKFLLELSGKYGFVQSESLQNWGGDTEPSMTAVIHVKSSDLYQVLMELEKIGTLTSENIQVEDHTENYTLEQIHAKREKIRIARRTDLGARSTPRNAAEIEELIGQSEDSADSAEFEKWKIMDRVNWAKISIHMYGPKKPKAVEVPSFGDAFIDLASLGLKLILSLIYIIPLALIAVGIFYLVKYVKNRLK; this is translated from the coding sequence ATGTTTCGCTTTCTAACTTCAATCTTAATCGTATCTTTTCTTTTCGTCTGTAAGGCCGAAAATTCCCAAAAACAGTCTGAAGATCTTTCAGATTTACGTTCCAGATCCGCAGCAGCCCCAATGCCTTCCGCGGATGAACAACCGATGCAAGAGGCCGAGAAAAAATTGGCTACCGGCAAGGCGGGCGAAAGGGAAGAAGCACCAGAGGATCAGATCAAAACCTTTGCCACTCCTAAGATAGGAGCCCTAAAGATAGGTCGACTTTTAGAATATAAGGTAGATCTAAATTTCGAGACAAAGGACTTTATCGCCGCTCGCAAATTTTTATTAGAACTTTCGGGCAAGTACGGATTTGTTCAGAGTGAAAGTCTTCAGAATTGGGGAGGAGATACTGAACCAAGTATGACTGCAGTCATTCATGTAAAGTCTTCCGATCTATATCAGGTTTTGATGGAATTGGAGAAGATCGGCACTCTCACTTCCGAAAATATCCAAGTGGAAGATCACACCGAAAATTATACATTGGAACAGATCCATGCCAAAAGAGAGAAGATCAGGATCGCAAGAAGAACGGATCTTGGTGCAAGATCAACTCCCAGAAATGCTGCTGAGATCGAAGAACTTATAGGACAATCCGAAGATTCTGCCGACTCGGCTGAATTCGAAAAATGGAAAATTATGGATAGAGTCAATTGGGCAAAGATCAGCATCCATATGTATGGTCCCAAAAAACCGAAGGCCGTGGAAGTTCCTAGTTTTGGAGATGCATTTATTGATCTGGCAAGTCTTGGATTAAAGCTGATACTTTCTTTGATCTATATTATTCCTTTAGCGTTGATCGCTGTGGGAATTTTCTATCTGGTTAAATATGTGAAGAATCGTCTAAAATAA
- a CDS encoding jacalin-like lectin, with product MKIELSRKGIPLLVGILLFLLNCNGEKAVNTESLLGLIQKPDQTKTGTNYSDLAVIDTVNGTGTFSLLTYNVAGLLEPFSSSNPSENTPYMGPLMTPFDLIQVQEDFNYHASLYANDVHPYRSATSGGMGIGDGLNTLSYFPFSDFQRVDWSACNGTDCLTPKGFTLARHKVAPGVFLDVYNLHTNASTEEADLAARRSNVLQILNFIESNSAGNAVIVMGDTNTRYTRSGDNIREFINHGFTDVWIQLIRGGSYPTQGADALTDCEGHRTSASCEIVDKIFYRGNSYISLSPSSYLIEEERFVHPVTGVMLSDHYAVSSTFNYSLLQNLVFSDTFGGPHGTAFNDVNSLPSSPSASKLSIRSGSRVDAVSLQLTNGTVLSHGGTGGSLQTLTLGSGEYVNQVKLCSAQKSGHTRIFYAQFRTSLSRFLTGGSTTSSCTTYIAPNGWGIVGFHGRSGDEIDSLGVIFAPVL from the coding sequence ATGAAAATCGAACTAAGCAGAAAGGGAATCCCCCTTTTGGTAGGGATCTTATTATTCCTGCTCAATTGTAATGGGGAAAAGGCTGTAAACACGGAAAGTTTACTGGGATTGATCCAGAAGCCGGACCAAACGAAAACTGGAACAAACTATTCAGATCTTGCAGTTATTGATACTGTAAACGGAACCGGAACATTCTCTTTGCTCACTTATAATGTAGCAGGATTACTGGAGCCTTTTTCCAGTTCGAATCCGAGTGAGAACACTCCTTATATGGGGCCTTTAATGACTCCATTTGATCTGATCCAAGTCCAAGAAGATTTTAATTACCACGCAAGTTTGTATGCAAACGATGTACATCCTTATAGGTCTGCTACAAGTGGAGGAATGGGAATAGGTGATGGTTTGAATACATTATCTTATTTTCCATTTTCGGATTTCCAAAGAGTGGATTGGAGCGCCTGTAATGGAACGGATTGTTTAACTCCTAAAGGATTTACTTTAGCAAGACATAAGGTAGCACCTGGAGTATTTCTGGATGTATATAACCTACATACGAACGCAAGTACAGAAGAAGCGGATCTGGCTGCAAGAAGATCGAATGTATTACAAATTCTGAACTTTATAGAATCCAATTCCGCCGGAAACGCAGTGATCGTGATGGGAGATACGAATACAAGATATACCAGATCGGGAGATAATATTCGAGAGTTTATCAATCATGGATTTACGGATGTTTGGATCCAATTGATCCGAGGCGGATCGTATCCTACACAAGGAGCTGACGCCTTAACAGATTGCGAAGGTCATAGAACAAGTGCAAGCTGCGAGATTGTGGACAAAATATTCTACCGTGGGAATTCCTATATTTCCTTATCTCCTAGTTCTTATTTGATCGAAGAGGAAAGATTCGTACATCCGGTCACGGGAGTTATGCTTTCTGATCATTATGCGGTTTCTTCTACGTTCAATTATTCTCTTTTGCAAAACCTTGTATTTAGCGATACATTCGGTGGACCGCATGGAACTGCATTTAACGATGTGAATTCTCTACCTTCTTCTCCATCCGCATCTAAATTAAGTATAAGATCCGGATCTAGAGTGGATGCAGTTTCTTTACAATTAACGAATGGAACTGTGTTAAGTCATGGAGGAACTGGAGGAAGTTTGCAAACTTTGACCTTGGGATCGGGAGAATACGTAAACCAAGTAAAACTTTGTAGTGCGCAAAAAAGCGGTCACACTCGTATTTTTTACGCTCAATTTCGCACAAGTCTGTCCAGATTCCTTACGGGAGGATCTACTACTTCTAGCTGTACTACATACATAGCACCTAACGGCTGGGGAATCGTAGGATTTCATGGAAGAAGCGGGGACGAAATTGATAGCCTAGGAGTGATCTTTGCTCCGGTTCTATAA
- a CDS encoding SufE family protein: MPTLEEAQKEIIAEFSEAADWEERYQMLIEIGDELPVLAPELKTEDRLVPGCQSRVWVVPEEKEGKLFIQADSDSAITKGMIALLLRVFSGRTKEEIKSASLEFLKEIGLDKHLSMSRRNGLYSMVNKIRSF; the protein is encoded by the coding sequence ATGCCGACTCTGGAAGAAGCTCAAAAAGAAATTATCGCCGAGTTCTCGGAAGCTGCAGACTGGGAGGAAAGATACCAGATGCTGATCGAGATAGGGGACGAGCTTCCTGTTTTGGCCCCGGAATTAAAAACGGAAGATAGATTGGTCCCAGGTTGCCAGTCCAGGGTTTGGGTCGTCCCGGAAGAAAAAGAGGGCAAATTATTCATCCAAGCAGATAGCGATTCTGCTATCACAAAAGGAATGATCGCATTACTTTTAAGGGTTTTTTCCGGAAGGACAAAAGAAGAGATCAAGTCTGCATCTTTGGAATTTTTGAAAGAGATCGGTTTGGACAAACACCTTTCTATGAGCCGACGTAACGGCCTTTATTCCATGGTAAATAAGATTAGAAGTTTCTAA
- a CDS encoding LemA family protein produces the protein MSQGTFSIFRKIAILKLVLFFSLFANSCGYNEIQIQDEQVKAAWAEVLNQYQRRNDLIPNFVNTVKGYAAQEKEVLIEVARARASVGSVQATPEILNNPELFAQFNKVQGQMSSALSRLMIIVEKYPELKSNENFRDLQAQLEGTENRIAIARNRYIKSVQEFNITVRTFPNVITAKALGYGPKPSFTVENEAEISKPPKVEF, from the coding sequence ATGTCCCAAGGCACTTTTTCAATTTTTCGTAAGATCGCTATTCTTAAGCTGGTCCTCTTCTTCTCCCTATTCGCAAATTCCTGCGGTTATAATGAAATCCAAATACAAGACGAACAGGTCAAGGCTGCCTGGGCAGAGGTATTAAACCAATACCAAAGAAGAAACGACCTGATTCCAAATTTCGTGAATACCGTAAAAGGATACGCGGCCCAGGAAAAAGAAGTACTGATCGAGGTAGCAAGAGCGAGAGCCAGCGTGGGATCAGTTCAGGCCACCCCCGAAATTCTGAATAATCCTGAGTTATTCGCGCAATTCAATAAGGTACAAGGCCAAATGAGTTCCGCTCTATCTCGACTTATGATAATCGTAGAGAAATATCCGGAATTGAAATCCAACGAAAATTTCCGGGATCTACAGGCACAATTAGAAGGAACCGAAAACAGAATTGCTATTGCGAGAAACCGGTATATCAAATCGGTCCAAGAATTTAATATCACAGTAAGAACTTTTCCGAACGTGATCACTGCCAAAGCTTTAGGATACGGACCGAAGCCTAGCTTTACTGTAGAGAACGAGGCAGAAATCTCCAAACCACCTAAGGTCGAATTTTAA
- a CDS encoding TPM domain-containing protein, which produces MNKFSRILRNLTVGLSESVFLSPLGRYFSKADREELGQAVKKSESLHRGELRICIESTLSVLEILQNVTSEKKAIEMFSFLKVWDTEENSGILIYLLLSEKKIHILADRGIYKKIGQNRLDSIASKIGEGFRSGKPKEAILLGISELTVDLSRYFPAGKHNPNELPDEPFIK; this is translated from the coding sequence ATGAATAAATTTAGTAGAATATTAAGAAATCTTACTGTAGGTCTTAGTGAATCCGTATTCTTAAGTCCACTTGGAAGATATTTCAGCAAGGCTGATCGGGAAGAACTTGGCCAAGCGGTGAAAAAGTCGGAATCTTTACATAGGGGAGAACTCCGTATCTGTATAGAATCCACACTATCTGTCTTGGAAATTTTACAAAACGTTACTTCCGAAAAAAAGGCGATCGAAATGTTTTCGTTCCTTAAGGTTTGGGATACGGAAGAAAATTCGGGAATCTTAATTTACCTTCTATTATCCGAAAAGAAGATCCATATACTGGCAGATCGCGGAATCTACAAAAAAATCGGACAAAACAGATTGGATTCCATCGCTTCTAAAATAGGAGAAGGTTTCCGATCCGGAAAACCGAAAGAAGCCATTTTACTCGGGATCTCCGAACTTACCGTGGACTTAAGCCGCTATTTCCCCGCCGGAAAACATAATCCGAACGAGCTACCCGACGAGCCCTTTATCAAATGA
- a CDS encoding SpoIIE family protein phosphatase has product MELDYKTRLEEIEKVDGYFRRSPEGIWSYELDSPLDTTLPIEEQCRLIYENARLTHCNDTMARIYGYHNAEEIKGVLLKDLVGPTNKMNMFGINEFIRSGYKIHDSELEEIDLRGKRKYFLSSALGVVENGFLLRAWGVQKDVTSIRAAESRLKRTIALESLLTQLSRYFLSVEPGNTTDAVNHALGELGKFCGADRAFLFLYTHAGLTISNTNEWCADGIEHRIHLLQNLPIETFPKSDYDTISNKGHIVYDSLDNVPSTHASLRNLLERRGTRSLVVVGLSSRDEELGFIGFDSVKGQKLWTEEDIYVLRLVGDLIVLAFDRQKRESDLNDFYERMNHDLELARLTQRSLVSREFPSSPFYKMDSYFRPFEKVGGDIITYIQHENGVLDILFGDVSGHGISSAMVSGMAVLSFRHHAKAGLSPAEGIQQFVKDLKPMVVEHHIAAVWARFFPLEKKLVYSYAGHPPIVVFRGEEKMELKGMNLPLLIFDSIEYFNESIKLQKDDRIVFYSDGMYEVFNAEGRILDLPGFQDILLQHRDLGNLDEYLDQVVSDVFQFSEGVFGDDMAMLVIDIKG; this is encoded by the coding sequence ATGGAATTGGATTACAAAACCCGACTCGAGGAAATCGAGAAGGTAGACGGTTATTTTCGTAGGTCCCCGGAAGGGATCTGGTCCTACGAGTTGGATTCTCCTTTAGATACCACTCTTCCGATTGAGGAACAGTGCAGGCTGATCTATGAGAATGCAAGACTCACACATTGCAACGATACCATGGCTAGGATCTACGGGTATCATAACGCAGAAGAGATCAAAGGTGTTCTTTTAAAAGATCTTGTTGGACCGACTAACAAGATGAATATGTTCGGTATTAATGAATTCATTCGCTCAGGGTATAAGATACATGATAGCGAATTAGAAGAAATAGATCTAAGAGGAAAACGTAAGTATTTTCTAAGCTCGGCTTTGGGTGTGGTAGAGAATGGATTTTTACTTCGAGCTTGGGGAGTGCAGAAGGATGTAACTTCCATTCGTGCGGCAGAGTCCAGGCTCAAGAGAACAATCGCGTTAGAAAGTTTACTCACTCAGCTTTCCAGATATTTTTTAAGCGTAGAACCAGGAAACACCACAGATGCAGTGAACCATGCTTTGGGTGAACTTGGAAAATTCTGCGGAGCGGACAGAGCGTTTTTATTTTTATACACTCACGCAGGTCTTACCATCTCAAACACGAATGAATGGTGTGCGGATGGAATAGAACATAGGATCCATCTATTACAGAATCTTCCAATAGAAACATTTCCTAAATCGGATTACGATACGATTAGTAATAAGGGTCATATCGTTTATGATTCTTTGGATAATGTTCCTTCTACACATGCTTCCCTAAGAAATCTTTTAGAAAGAAGAGGGACTCGTTCCTTGGTGGTGGTGGGTCTTTCTTCTCGGGATGAAGAACTTGGTTTTATAGGATTTGATTCTGTAAAAGGTCAAAAACTTTGGACAGAAGAAGATATTTATGTTCTTAGGCTAGTGGGCGATTTGATCGTTCTAGCATTCGATAGACAAAAAAGAGAATCCGATCTAAACGATTTTTATGAAAGAATGAACCATGATCTTGAATTGGCTCGTCTTACTCAAAGATCTTTGGTCTCTAGAGAATTTCCTAGTTCCCCTTTTTATAAAATGGATAGTTATTTCCGTCCTTTCGAAAAAGTCGGGGGAGATATTATAACGTATATCCAACATGAGAATGGTGTGTTGGATATTTTATTCGGTGATGTTTCGGGTCATGGTATCTCTTCCGCAATGGTTTCCGGAATGGCGGTACTTTCTTTTAGGCATCATGCAAAAGCCGGTCTTTCTCCTGCAGAAGGTATCCAACAATTTGTAAAAGATCTAAAACCAATGGTGGTGGAACATCATATTGCTGCCGTATGGGCCAGATTTTTCCCTTTGGAGAAGAAGTTAGTCTATTCTTATGCCGGTCATCCTCCTATTGTAGTATTTAGGGGTGAAGAGAAGATGGAATTGAAAGGTATGAATCTTCCTCTTCTGATCTTTGATTCTATAGAATATTTTAATGAATCTATTAAATTACAAAAAGATGATAGAATAGTATTCTACTCCGACGGAATGTATGAGGTATTCAACGCGGAAGGCAGAATATTGGATCTTCCCGGATTTCAGGACATTCTACTCCAACACAGAGATCTTGGGAATTTAGATGAATATTTGGATCAGGTTGTCTCCGATGTATTCCAATTTTCGGAAGGAGTTTTTGGCGACGATATGGCAATGCTTGTGATTGATATTAAAGGATGA